A region of the Paraconexibacter algicola genome:
TCGTGCCCATCGTGGACGGGTCGAACGCGCCGTGCTTCTTGCAGTGGTCGATCGTCGCCGCGTAGAGGGCGGCGTACGAGCTGTCCGGGATCACGTACTTCGTGTCCTGCTGCTCGCCGGCCGCGTTCCACATCTGGCCGCTCGTGCGGATCGCGGCGGGCATCGACGCGTCGATGATCACGTCTGACGGGACGTGCAGGTTCGTGATCCCGCGGTCGGAGTCGACCATCGCGATCCCGGGGCCCTGCGCGAGGCGGGCGTCGACGAGCGCCTGCGCCTGCGGCTTGTCGGAGACGAGCGAGGCGAGGCCGTCGTTCGGGCTCTCGTCGGGGAACTGCGCGTAGACGTCGGGGAAGAACGCGCGGACAGCGTGGCCGAAGATGATCGGGTCGGAGACCTTCATCATCGTCGCCTTCATGTGCAGCGAGAAGAGGACGCCCTCCTCCTTCGCCGCCTCGATCTGGGCGGCGAGGAACGCCTGCAGCGGCCCGACGCGCATGACCGAGGAGTCGAGGACCTCGCCGGCCTGCACGTCGGTGCGGTCCTTCAGGACGGTGACGGTGCCGTCGGCGGCGACGTGCTCGATGCGCACCGCGCCGGCCTGCTCGATGGTCACGGACTGCTCGGTGGAGCGGAAGTCGTCGGCGCCCATCGTCGCCACGTGCGAGGCCGAGTCCGGCGACCAGGCGCCCATCGAGTGCGGGTGCGCCTTCGCGTACGCCTTCACCGAGGCGGGCGCGCGACGGTCGGAGTTGCCCTCGCGCAGCACCGGGTTGACGGCGCTGCCCTTGACCTTGTCGTAGCGGGCGCGGACGTCGCGCTCCTCGTCGGTCGACGGGTTCTCGGGGTAGTCGGGGAGCGGCAGGCCCTTGCCCTGGAGCTCCTTGATCGCGCCCTTGAGCTGCGGCACGGAGGCGCTGATGTTCGGCAGCTTGATGATGTTCGCCTCGGGCGTCTTGGCGAGCTCGCCGAGCTCGGTCAGCGCGTCGGCGACCGCGTCGTCGCCGAGCAGCTCGGGGAACTGGGCGAGGATCCGGCCGGACAGCGAGATGTCGCGCGTCTCGACGTCGATGCCGGCGGCGCCGGCGTAGGCCTCGATGATCGGGAGCAGCGAGTGCGTCGCGAGCGCGGGCGCCTCGTCGGTGTAGGTGTAGATGATCTTCATGGCGGGGGTTCCAGACTCGGGTTCGGCGGGTGCCGCAACGCTACCTGTCCGTCGATCTGGACCACCGGGCGGTTTGCGGGCGGCGGACCCGGTGGGACACTGGCCCGGTGAAGAAGGTCGCGGTCCTGACCGCCGGGGGCGACTGCCCCGGCCTCAACGCGGTGATCCGGGCGATCGTGCACCGGTTCCACGACGCGGGCGGGGAGGTGGTCGGCCTGCGCCTCGGGTACCAGGGGCTCGCCGAGCGCGCGTTCCTGCCGCTGCCGCTGGCCGCGGTGTCGGGCTTCCTCACCCGCGGCGGCACGATGCTCGGCACCTCCGCGTTCGACCCGACGCGGGAGCCGGAGGGCGTCGAGCGCTGCCGTGCGGCGCTGGCCGACGAGGGCATCGACGCGATCATCGCGATCGGCGGCGACCACACGATGCACATCAGCCGCAAGCTCGTGACCGAGCACGGCCTGCCGGTCGTCGGGGTGCCGAAGACGATCGACAACGACATCGTCGGGACCGACTGGACCTTCGGGTTCGACACCGCGGTGCACGTGGCGACCGAGGCGATCGACCGGCTGCGGACCACCGCGGCCTCGCACGACCGGATCATCGTGCTCGAGGTGATGGGCGCCGACGCCGGCTGGATCGCCGTGCACGCCGGGATGGCCGGGGGCGCGGACGCGATCCTCATCCCGGAGCTGTCGCTGACCGTGGCGGACATCGCGGCGGCCATCCGCAAGCGGCACGCGCGCGGCAAGCGGTTCTCGATCGTCGTCGTGGCGGAGGGCGCGCTGCTGCGCCGTGACGCGGACGACCCGGGCGCCCAGGTGCTGCACGAGGGCGGGTCGGGTCGGTACCACTTCCGCCGGCTCGGCGGGATCGGGGAGGCGCTGGCGCTCGCGCTCGAGGAGGAGCTGCAGGTCGACACGCGCGCGGTCGTGCTCGGGCACGTGCAGCGCGGCGGGATCCCGACCTCGACCGACCGGATCCTCGCCACCCGCTACGGGATCGCGGCCGCCGAGTGCGCGCTGCGCGGCGAGTTCGGCGGCATGGTCGCGCTGCGCGGCGGCACGTACACGACGGTGCCGCTGGCCGACGTGCACGGGATCAAGACGGTCGACCCCGAGACGCTGCGCGACCTCGAGCTGCTGCTCGTCTGAGCGTGGGCCCGGCGCCGCTCAGGCGGCGCGGACCTCGTAGGCGTGGCCGGCGGCGCGGAGCCGGTCGGTGAGTGCGGTGCCCATCGCGGTGGCGGGCGTCAGGACGCCGGCGGCCGGCGGCAGCGCGTCGCCGTCGAGCGCGAGCGACAGCGCCGCCTCGCCGAGCATGACCGCGGTGGCCTTGTAGCCCGGGTCGCCCGGGGCGCGGATCGCGCAGACCAGCCGCGTGCCGTCGCTCGTGGTGGTGTGCACGTCGATGGCGAAGAAGCCGTTCTCGCGGTCCTGCTCCGACGGTCCCTCGCCCGGGTCCGGCAGGACCGCGTCGAGCAGCTTGCGCGTCGGCGGCAGCGACAGCCCGACGACGAGCGCGGTCAGGCCGCCCGCGATCGCACCCGCCTTGACGGGTCCCAGCGGCAGGCCGCCGCCGAGCATCAGCTCGCGGTACCGCAGGCGCCGCCCGTAGGCGTAGCCGAGCAGCGCGTTGCTGCGCCGGACGACCCGGGTGTTGATGACGCCCATGAAGAACGGGGCCAGGAACCCGCCGAGCGCGTCGTCGCGCACGACGCCCTGCGGGTCGCGCTCGTCACCGAGGTCGCTCGGCTCCGCCTCGCGGTCGGGGCTGAGGCCGTACGGGTCGACCATGATCCGGCGCTTGGTCCGGTCCGCCTTGGCGATGTCCAGCTGCCCGCGCAGCGACGCGACCGTGCCGCCGCTGACCCCGCCCTTCGCGGCCTTGACGACGTAGGTCGTGTCGGTGAGCCCCCCCAGCCCGTGCCGGGTGGCGTGCACGTGCAGCGCGTGGACCCCGAGGTCGGAGGGGACCGAGTCGAAGCCGCAGGTGTGGACGATCCGGGCGCCGGAGGCCCGGGCCGCCTCGTGGTGCAGGTCGATCGCGTCGCGGATGAACAGCACCTCACCGGTGAGGTCCGCGTAGTGGGTGCCGTGCTGCGCGCAGGCGCGCACGAGCGGCAGGCCGTACTGCGCGTACGGGCCGACGGTGGTGGCGACCACGCGCGTGGACGCGGCGACCCGGTCCATGTCCGCGTCGGAGAGCGAGTCGGCGACGACCAGCGGCCAGTCGGCCGCGCGCCCGCCGAGCTCGGCGCGGGTCCGCTCGAGCTTCTCGCGCGAGCGTCCGCCGAGCGCGATGCGGGTGCCCTCGGGCGCCGCGGTCCCCAGGTAGGCGGCGGTCAGCCGCCCGACGAATCCGGTCGCGCCGAGGACGACGACGTCGTGCTCGCGGTCCTGTGCCTGGTCGGTCATGGCGCGGACGGTAGCCGCTGCGTCAGGATGCGGGCATGTCCGGCTTCCTCGAGCGCGAGGTGATGCTCGCCCCCGACCTCGTCGCGCGCGCCGCCGCCGCCCTGCTGGACGACCCCGCCCAGCGGTGGATGCTGCAGCAGCCGGTCCGCGTGCGGCGCAGCTTCGTCGTCGACGTGCTCGACCGAGAAGACGACGAGGAGACCCGGATGGCGTGGATGCTCGGCCAGTCCGACGACGTGCGCCTGGGCTACGTGCGCGACGTCCTGCGGCGGGAGCCCGGCGGCGGCGACCGGCAGGCGATCTGGATGCTCACGCAGCCCGACGCGGTCCGTCGCAGCTACGTCGTCGAGGTCCTCGGTCGGCGCTGAGCCTCAGCGCACGATGATGACGCGCGGCTGCGGCTCGCCGAGCGGCAGCAGCGTGAGGCCGAGCGCGAGGACGAGGCCGAGCCCCACGCCGACGGCGGCGAGCGTCGCCCGCGAGGGGCGCTGCACGCGCCCGGCGGTCAGGCCGTCGATCGCGAGCGCGAGCGCCGCGGGCAGGCCCGCCGCGGCGGCGGCCGCCCCGGCGCCGACGTCGAGCGCCTCCTCCCCCAGTCCGGTGAGCAGCGCGGCCACCTGGCCCGCCCAGACGAGCGCCGCCACGCCCACGGCGGGCGACGCGTCGCGCCCGTCGCGGAGCATGAGCATCCAGGCGCCGACGAGCGCGAGCGTCGTGGCGCCCAGCACCGCGCCGCTCCAGGCCGCCAGGTAGCTGACCGTCCGCCCGACGGAGAACCAGTCGCCGCTGATGGCCATGATCGTCGCACCGGCGACGAGGCCGATCGCGACGGCGATCGCGGTGCGGGCCGGGATCAGCTCGGGCGGATCGTCCGGCGGGACGGGCGGCTGCGGCTCCGGCTCGGGGCGCTGAGGGGCGCGAGGCGCGAGCTCGGGGTGCTGCGGCGGCGGGTCGACCCACAGGGAACGTTCGGCCATCCGGGAAGCGGGCTACGGGACTCGAACCCGTCGCCTTCAGCTTGGGAAGCTGACGCTCTACCAGATGAGCTAAGCCCGCGAGTGCCAGGAGCATAGCGTGCGCCGCCGGTCGGGCTCGCCGCGAGCTACCCTGGAAGACGTGAAGCGCCCCGCCGTCCCCGCCCTGGTCATCGCCGTCGCCGCCCTGCTCGTCGGGCTCCTGACCTACGGGCTCGTCGCCGGCGGCACCGACACGACGCTCGACGACGCGGTCGCGCGCGGCGACCGTCCCGCCGCCCCCGAGGCCACCCGCGAGCTGCCGCTCAACGACGGCAGCGGCACGCGCAGCCTCGCCGACGAGCGCGGCAAGATCGTCGTCCTGAACTTCTGGGCGTCCTGGTGCGAGCCGTGCAAGGACGAGGCGCCGGTGCTCGAGAAGATCCATCGGCGGCTCTCCGACGCAGGAAAGGGCATGGTCCTCGGTGCCCTCTTCGACGACGCGATCGCCGACGCCCGCGCGTTCGAGCGCGAGTTCGGCCTCACCTACCCGAGCATGCGGGACGTCGACTCCGAGCTCTACAAGGGCTTCGGCGGCACCGGCGTGCCCGAGACGTTCGTGCTCGACCCCGCCGGCCGCGTGACCGCGGTCTCGCGCGGGCAGGTCAGCGAGGCGTTCCTCGACGAGGCGCTGCGGAAGCTGGGGGCCTGACCGTGCGCCGCCTGCTCGCGCTCCTCGCCCTGCTCGTCCTGCTCCCGGTCGCGACCGCCGGCGCGGCGACCCCGAAGACGACGCTCTTCGACGTCGAGGACGAGGTGATGTGCACCTCGTGCAACGTCGTGCTGAACGTCGCCGAGTCGCCGCAGGCGTACGCGCAGAAGGAGGAGATCCAGCGCCTCATCGACCAGGGCCTGACCAAGGACCAGATCAAGGACCGCCTCGTCGAGCAGTACGGCAAGCGCGTCCTCGCCCTGCCCGAGGGCGAGGGCTTCGACCTCGCGGTCTACCTCGTGCCGCTCGGGGTCGTCCTGCTGCTCGCGGGCGTCGTCGCCGTCCTGGTCCCGCGCTGGCGCCGCAACCGCGACGACGCCGACGGTCCCGGCGCCGACGCGGGCCCGGAGCTGGCCCCGCAGGACCGGGCGCGGCTCGACGCCGAGCTGGCGGCGTTCGACCGATGACCGGCGCGCTGCTGCCGCTCGCCGCCCAGGCGGACACGACCGTGCTCGCCGCGTTCGCGGTCGGCTTCGTCTCGTTCATCAGCCCGTGCGTCCTGCCGCTCGTCCCTGGCTACCTGTCGGCGGTCAGCGGCGTGTCGCTGAACGACATCCGCACGCACGAGCAGGGCATCGGCAAGGTCGTCTGGCCCGCCGTGATCTTCTGCCTGTCGTTCACCGTCATGTTCGTCGCGCTCGGCATGACCGCCACCGGGATCGGCTCGACGCTGCGCGACAACCAGGACCTGCTCAACCGGCTCGCCGGCGGCACCATCGTCGCGATGGGCGTCTTCTTCCTGCTCACGCCGTTCGTGACGCGGCTGAACGCCGAGTGGCGGCCCGAAGCGCTGATCCAGCGGGCGGGCGCGGGCGGCCCGGTCGTCGCCGGCCTCGCGTTCGCGGTCGCGTGGACGCCGTGCATCGGCCCGACGCTCGCCTCGATCCTCGCGGCGGCGTCGACGTCCGACACGGTCGGCAAGGGCGGCGTGCTGCTCGCGTTCTACTCGCTGGGCCTCGCGGTGCCGTTCCTCATCACGGCCGTCGCGTTCGACCGCGCCACGACCGTCTTCCGCTGGCTGCGCGACCGGCACCTGATCGTCACCGCCGTCAGCGGCGTGATCCTCATCGTCATGGGGCTGCTCATCCTGACCGGGGAGATGACCCGGCTGAACCGCGAGGCGCAGGACCTGCTGCAGGCCGTGGGCCTCGACTTCATCTACTCGCTGTGAGGCAGGCCCCGCCGCCCGACGGCTGGAGCGACCGGTCCGCCGCGTCGCTCGCGGCCTGTCTGGCCACCGTGCTCGACGTCGACACCGCGGCCGTCGCCATCGACCCGTTCGAGCTCGATCCCGGCAGCGGCTACCTCCGCGGCTGGCTGGCCGAGCGCGGGCTCGGCCTCGTCCCGGTCGACGACCCGGAGGGCTTCGGGTGGGCCGGCCCGTGGATCGCCGCGATCCCCGACCACGACCCGGAGGCCCACCGCTGGGTCGTCGTGTTCGGCAACCCCGCGCCCGCCGGGGTCGTCTGGGACCCGCTGCGGCCCGACCGTCAGGACGGGCCCGCCGACGAGCTGCTCGAGGGCTACGTGATCGCCCAGCTCGCCCCGCGGCTGGAGGTCAAGCGCCGCGGCCGCGCCGCCGAGCCCGGCACGATCACCGCGATCGTCGTCGCCCCGGACGCGGGGGCGCCGTGCGTCGAGGTGCCCCACGCGCTGGCGATCCCCGGTCGCGGTCTGGAGGGCGACCGCTACGCGGCGGGTCGCGGCACGTTCTCCCGCGGGACCGGCTACGGGCGCGACATCACGCTCGTGGAGGAGGAGCTGCTCGCCGTCGCGCGCGTCGACGGCCTGCCGATCACGCCCGTGCAGGCGCGCCGCAACGTCGCGGTCAGCGGCATCGTGCTCGACGACCTGATCGGCGAGCGGTTCCTGCTCGGCACCGCCGAGTGCATCGGCCGGCGCCGCTGCGAGCCGTGCGCGCACCTGCAGCGGCTCGGTCCCCCGGGCATCCTGCGGGCGCTGGTCCACCGTGGCGGCCTGCGCGCCGACATCGTCGTCGGCGGCGAGATCGCGGTCGGCGACCTCGTCGTGCCGAAGCGCTGAGCTACATCTCCTGCGGCGCGCTGACGCCGAGCAGCCCGAGCGACCGGGCGAGCGTCGCCTTCGCCGCGACGCACAGCGCGATCCGGAACGAGCGGAGCTCCTCGGGCTCCGCGTTCTTGACGCTGCAGTCCCGGTAGAAGGCGGAGAACTGCTGCGCCAGCTCGGTCGCGTACGTCGCGATCCGGTGCGGCGCGCGCCGTTCCTCGGCCTCGGCGACGACGGCGGGGAAGTCGAGCACCGCCTTCACGAGATCGCGCTCGGAGGCGTGCAGCGCGACGCCGTCGAGCGTGCCGACCGCGGCCAGCGCGGCCGCGACCCGCTCCTCCCCCTGCTCGCGCAGGACCGAGGCGATCCGGGCGTGCGCGTACTGCACGTAGTACACGGGGTTCTCGCGCGACTGCTCGCGGGCGGCGGCGAGGTCGAGCTCGACCTGGGTGTCGTGCGAGCGCGCGAGCAGGTACCAGCGCGCCGCGTCGACGCCGATCGCGTCGACGAGGTCGTCGAGCGTGACGAGGGTGCCGCGACGCTTGCTCATCGCGGTGAGGTCGTCGCCGTTGCGCAGCTGGACGAACTGCATGATCAGCAGCTCGAAGTCCTCGCGGCGGCCGCCGAACGCGTCGACGACCGCGTGGATCCGGCCCATGTAGCCGTGGTGGTCGGCGCCCCACACGTCGATCAGCAGGTCGAAGCCCCGGTCGAGCTTGTCGAGGTAGTAGGCGACGTCGGAGGCGAAGTACGTGTGCTCGCCGGTCGACCGCTCGAGCACCCGGTCCTTGTCGTCGCCGAACTCGGTCGTGCGCAGCCACAGCGCCCCGTCCTGCCGGAACGTGCGGCCCTGCTCCTCCAGGCGCGCGAACGCCGCCTCGACGCGGGCGTCCCCCGCGGGCTCGTGCAGCGACCGCTCGCTGAACCACGTGTCCATCTCGACCCCGAAGCGGCGCAGCGACGCCTCCGCGCGGGAGCGCATCAGCTCGACCGCGGCGAGCGCGAGCTCGGACGGGTCGGCGTCCGCCGCCCCGGGGATCTCGGCGGCGATCTCCGCGACGTAGTCGCCCTGGTAGCCGTCCTGCGGCACCTCCTCGCCGCGCGCCCGCGCCTGCACGGACTCGCCGAACTTCACCACCTGGGTGCCGTAGTCGTTGACGTAGTACTCGCGGGAGACGCGGTGGCCGCGCAGCTCAAGGATCCGCGCCAGCGCGTCCCCGTACGCGGCGTTGCGGGTGTGGCCGACGTGCAGCGGCCCGGTCGGGTTGGCCGACACGAACTCGACGTTGACGTCGCGGACCGGGTCGGCGCCCCCGGCCCCGAAGCCGTCCCCGGCCGCCAGCACGCCGGCGAGCGCGGCGGTGAACCAGGCGTCGGCCAGCACGACGTTGAGGAAGCCGGGGCCCGCGATGTCGACCCGCTCGACGTGGTCGCCGAGGTCGTCCTGCAGCCGCTGGGCGAGGTCCGCGGCGATGTCGCGCGGCGGCCGCTTCAGCGCCTTGGTCAGGACCATCGCGGCGTTCGTGGCGAAGTCGCCGTGGTCGGCCTGCTTCGGGCGCTCGAGGCTCGCCTTGTCGGGCGCCGCGCCCTCGGCGCCGTCGGCGACGGCGGAGGCGGCGGAGCGGACGGCGGCGTGCAGGTCGGCGAGCGCGGTCATGGGCCTCTCCCAATCTAGCTGCCCGCCCGCGCAGGCGGCCCCCGCGCGCGCTCAGTGGTGGTAGGGCTCGCCCGCGAGGATCTTGTGGCCGCGGTAGAGCTGCTCGAGCAGCACGACCCGCGCGAGCTGGTGCGGCAGCGTCATCCGCCCGAGCGAGAAGCGGTGGTCGACCCGCGCGTCCTCCTCGAGGTCGGAGCCGAACGCGCCGCCGAGCACGAAGCAGAGGTCGCGGCCGCTCATCCGGCGCTGCTCGAGGAAGCGGCTGAAGCCGACGGAGTCGAACTCCTCGCCGCCGAGCGCCAGCAGGCTCACGAACGCGCGCTCGGGGATGCGACGGGCGACCTGCTCGTCCTCGCGGACCTCGACGAGGTCCAGCCGCGCGTAGCGACCCAGGAGCTTCGTGTAGTGCGCGACGTCGTCCGCGTAGGGCGGCCGCAGGCGGCCGACGGACAGGACGGTGATGCGCACGCCGCGATCGTAGTGCGGCTACGGGCGCTCGCGCGCGTACGTCTCGCCGATCCCGAGGCGCTCGCGCACCGGCGGGTGGGTGCCGAGGAGGAAGCGCACGATCCGCGGTCCGCCGTCGGGGTCGCTGACGTTGCGCAGCGCCAGCCGCCGCTCGAACGACAGGAACGGCCGGGGCGCGTCGGTCAGCTGCAGGGCGTAGCTGTCGGCGCGCGCCTCGACGCGACGGCTGAGCTGGTTGCTCACCCAGGTGATGCTCGTGGCCACGACGGCGAGCGACAGCGCGAGCGCCGGGAGCACCGCGACCGTCGCGGGCGCGGCCGACGTGGGGACCGGCGCGAGCTCGTCGGTCATCCGCCGCACCGCGAGCAGGCCCATCGGCGCGACGAGCAGGACGAACAGGATCCCGCGCGGCACGTCGTGGTGGTGCACGTGGGCGAGCTCGTGCGCGACGACGAGGCGCACCTCGTCCCGCGTGAAGCGGCGCAGCAGCGTGTCGTACAGCACGACCCGCTTGGTGTGCCCGAGCCCGGTGACGTACGCGTTGGCCGCGGTCGTCCGCTTGCTCGCGTCGACCACCAGGACGTCCCCGACGTCGACGTCGGCGCGCCGCGCGAGCTCGAGCACGTCGTCGCGGGTCGGGCCGGCGGGCAGCGTCCGGAAGTCGTTGAAGAGCGGATCGACCACGGCGGGACCGGCGAAGGTGTAGCCGGCCGCCGCCAGGACGACGCCGACCGTCCCGGCCAGCCACCAGGCCCGCGGCAGGCGGCGCATCAGCGCGACCGCGACGACGGCCCCGAACGCGGCGAACGCCGCGGTGATCGCGGTCGACAGCAGCACGTCCTGCGCCCAGCCCGGCCACGAGCGCGTCACGAGCCCGACGTCGATCGCGCGCTCCCGGCCGATCGCCGACACCGGCAGCGTCACGAGCCGCAGCGCCACCGCCAGCAGGGCGCCGCCGACCGCGGCGGCCCGCAGCGGACCGGTGGGCAGCCGCGGCAGCACGACGCGCGCCACCCACGCCGAGCGCCGGGCGAGCACGACCAGCAGGACCCCCTGGAGCGCGAGCGCGAGCAGCCCGAGCAGCTGCTGCGGGCCGCGGAAGTCCTGCGCCCGGTCGAGCTGCGCCGCGCTGAAGTACGATCCCAGCTGCACCGGATCGGGATCGATCACCCCGTCGCGCGGCCACAGCAGGAGCACCGCGGCCTGCGCCACCACGACGGCGGCCAGGACCGCGAGCGGAAAGCGGGCGCGTCCCCGGAGCATCAGGATCACTGTCGCAGATGCACGTCGCCGTCCTGTCCGACATCCACGGAAACCGTCACGCCCTCGAGGCGGTGCTCGCCGCGGTCGCCGACGGTCCCGCCCAGGAGGTCTGGTGCCTGGGCGACGTCGTCGGCTACGGCGCCGACCCGGACGCCTGCTGCGCGCTCGTCGCCGAGCACGCCCGGATCGCGCTCGCCGGCAACCACGACCTCGCGGTGACCGGGGAGATCGCCACCGACGACTTCGCGCGCGGCGCGGGCATCGCGGCGGAGTGGACGCGCGAGGTCCTCGCCGCCGAGCACCTGGAGTGGCTGCGGACCCTGTCGGCGGCCGGACAGCGCGGCGGCGTCGGGCTCTACCACGGCAGCCCGCGCGATCCGGTCTGGGAGTACGTCCTCTCGACCCTGCTGGCGGAGATGTGCCTCGACGCCCAGGCCGAGCGCGTGGCGCTCATCGGCCACTCCCACGTCGCCCTCGCCTTCCACCGCGCCGAGGGCGAGCCGGCGACGGGCGCATCACGCAAGGCCGGCGAGGAGGTCGACCTGACGACCGGCGAGTGGCTGCTGAACCCCGGCTCGGTCGGCCAGCCGCGCGACGGCGACCCGCGGGCTGCCTGGCTGCTGCTCGACCTCGAGGGCGCACGCGCCACGTGGCAGCGGACCACCTACGACATCGAGGGTGCGCAGGCGGCGATCAGGGCCGCCCGGCTGCCGCACTCCCTCGCCGACCGCCTCCAGTACGGTCAGTGACCTTGCCCCGTCTCCACCACGCCCTCATCGCCCTGCTCGCCGGACTCGGCCTCGCCCTCGCCGTCGCGGCGTGCGGCTCGGAGGACCGCAGCGGCCTGCTGCCCTCCTCCGACGCCCAGACCCTGCTCGACGAGCTCGAGTCGATCCGCGCGAAGGTCGACGACGGCTCGTGCCGCGCGCTCGGCAGCGACCTCGCGCAGCTGCGCGGCGCGGTCGTGAACCTGCCCGAGAGCGTCGCGCCGGAGCTGCGCCGCCGGCTCGACGAGGGCGTCGCGAACCTCGCGGACATCGCTCCCGACGAGTGCCGCGGGCAGACGGTGACGACGCAGGAGCCGCAGGAGACGCCGACGCCCGACACGCAGACGCAGACCCAGACGCAGACGATCGAGACCACGACGACGCCGGAGCCGACCGCGACGCCCACCGCGACGCCGACGCCGACGCCCGCGCCCGACACGGGCGGGGTCGAGCCGACCGAGCCGCAGGCGACGCCGACCCCCGATCCCGGCGGCGCCGGGGCCGACGAGGTGATCCCGTGAGCACCGTCCTGGCCGGCCGCTACGAGCTCGGCGACCGTCTCGGCGTCGGCGGCATGTCGACCGTCGTCACCGCGTTCGACCGGCGCCTGGAGCGCGACGTCGCCGTGAAGCTCCTCGCCGAGCACCTCGCCGACGACGCGCAGTTCGTGTCCCGCTTCCGCCGCGAGGCGCTCGCCGCCGCTCGGCTCGTGCACCCGAACATCGTGCAGGTGTTCGACTTCGGCCTCGACGAGGCCAGCGGCCGCCACTACATCGTCATGGAGCGCGTCTCGGGCCGCTCCGGCGCCGAGATCCTGCGCGAGCGCGGCCGGCTGCCCGTCGGCGAGGCGCTCGACCTCGTGACGCAGGCCTGCCGCGGGCTCGACTACGCACACCGCGGCGGCGTGGTCCACCGCGACGTGAAGCCCGGCAACCTACTGCGCTCCGACGACGGGGTCGTCAAGCTCGCCGACTTCGGCATCGCCGCCGTC
Encoded here:
- a CDS encoding saccharopine dehydrogenase family protein, which encodes MTDQAQDREHDVVVLGATGFVGRLTAAYLGTAAPEGTRIALGGRSREKLERTRAELGGRAADWPLVVADSLSDADMDRVAASTRVVATTVGPYAQYGLPLVRACAQHGTHYADLTGEVLFIRDAIDLHHEAARASGARIVHTCGFDSVPSDLGVHALHVHATRHGLGGLTDTTYVVKAAKGGVSGGTVASLRGQLDIAKADRTKRRIMVDPYGLSPDREAEPSDLGDERDPQGVVRDDALGGFLAPFFMGVINTRVVRRSNALLGYAYGRRLRYRELMLGGGLPLGPVKAGAIAGGLTALVVGLSLPPTRKLLDAVLPDPGEGPSEQDRENGFFAIDVHTTTSDGTRLVCAIRAPGDPGYKATAVMLGEAALSLALDGDALPPAAGVLTPATAMGTALTDRLRAAGHAYEVRAA
- a CDS encoding NADP-dependent isocitrate dehydrogenase, producing the protein MKIIYTYTDEAPALATHSLLPIIEAYAGAAGIDVETRDISLSGRILAQFPELLGDDAVADALTELGELAKTPEANIIKLPNISASVPQLKGAIKELQGKGLPLPDYPENPSTDEERDVRARYDKVKGSAVNPVLREGNSDRRAPASVKAYAKAHPHSMGAWSPDSASHVATMGADDFRSTEQSVTIEQAGAVRIEHVAADGTVTVLKDRTDVQAGEVLDSSVMRVGPLQAFLAAQIEAAKEEGVLFSLHMKATMMKVSDPIIFGHAVRAFFPDVYAQFPDESPNDGLASLVSDKPQAQALVDARLAQGPGIAMVDSDRGITNLHVPSDVIIDASMPAAIRTSGQMWNAAGEQQDTKYVIPDSSYAALYAATIDHCKKHGAFDPSTMGTTPNVGLMAQKAEEYGSHDKTFEVQADGQIRVVDEAGTTLMSHDVEAGDIWRACQTKDAPIQDWVQLAVSRARATGAPAVFWLDETRAHDAELLKKVRPALEQLDTDGLQIEILNVEDATKFTLERASAGQDTISVTGNVLRDYLTDLFPILELGTSAKMLSIVPLMNGGGLFETGAGGSAPKHVQQFAKENHLRWDSLGEFLALAVSLEMLAEKTDNPKAQVLADTLDRATGTFLNENRSPSRRVGELDNRGSHFYLALYWAQELAGQDADADLAAAFAPLAEKLAAAEGAIVDELNAVQGEPADVGGYFRPDVAKADAAMRPSATFNEALASL
- a CDS encoding cytochrome c-type biogenesis protein — translated: MRRLLALLALLVLLPVATAGAATPKTTLFDVEDEVMCTSCNVVLNVAESPQAYAQKEEIQRLIDQGLTKDQIKDRLVEQYGKRVLALPEGEGFDLAVYLVPLGVVLLLAGVVAVLVPRWRRNRDDADGPGADAGPELAPQDRARLDAELAAFDR
- a CDS encoding MOSC domain-containing protein, yielding MRQAPPPDGWSDRSAASLAACLATVLDVDTAAVAIDPFELDPGSGYLRGWLAERGLGLVPVDDPEGFGWAGPWIAAIPDHDPEAHRWVVVFGNPAPAGVVWDPLRPDRQDGPADELLEGYVIAQLAPRLEVKRRGRAAEPGTITAIVVAPDAGAPCVEVPHALAIPGRGLEGDRYAAGRGTFSRGTGYGRDITLVEEELLAVARVDGLPITPVQARRNVAVSGIVLDDLIGERFLLGTAECIGRRRCEPCAHLQRLGPPGILRALVHRGGLRADIVVGGEIAVGDLVVPKR
- a CDS encoding cytochrome c biogenesis CcdA family protein; its protein translation is MTGALLPLAAQADTTVLAAFAVGFVSFISPCVLPLVPGYLSAVSGVSLNDIRTHEQGIGKVVWPAVIFCLSFTVMFVALGMTATGIGSTLRDNQDLLNRLAGGTIVAMGVFFLLTPFVTRLNAEWRPEALIQRAGAGGPVVAGLAFAVAWTPCIGPTLASILAAASTSDTVGKGGVLLAFYSLGLAVPFLITAVAFDRATTVFRWLRDRHLIVTAVSGVILIVMGLLILTGEMTRLNREAQDLLQAVGLDFIYSL
- the argS gene encoding arginine--tRNA ligase — its product is MTALADLHAAVRSAASAVADGAEGAAPDKASLERPKQADHGDFATNAAMVLTKALKRPPRDIAADLAQRLQDDLGDHVERVDIAGPGFLNVVLADAWFTAALAGVLAAGDGFGAGGADPVRDVNVEFVSANPTGPLHVGHTRNAAYGDALARILELRGHRVSREYYVNDYGTQVVKFGESVQARARGEEVPQDGYQGDYVAEIAAEIPGAADADPSELALAAVELMRSRAEASLRRFGVEMDTWFSERSLHEPAGDARVEAAFARLEEQGRTFRQDGALWLRTTEFGDDKDRVLERSTGEHTYFASDVAYYLDKLDRGFDLLIDVWGADHHGYMGRIHAVVDAFGGRREDFELLIMQFVQLRNGDDLTAMSKRRGTLVTLDDLVDAIGVDAARWYLLARSHDTQVELDLAAAREQSRENPVYYVQYAHARIASVLREQGEERVAAALAAVGTLDGVALHASERDLVKAVLDFPAVVAEAEERRAPHRIATYATELAQQFSAFYRDCSVKNAEPEELRSFRIALCVAAKATLARSLGLLGVSAPQEM
- a CDS encoding 6-phosphofructokinase, translated to MKKVAVLTAGGDCPGLNAVIRAIVHRFHDAGGEVVGLRLGYQGLAERAFLPLPLAAVSGFLTRGGTMLGTSAFDPTREPEGVERCRAALADEGIDAIIAIGGDHTMHISRKLVTEHGLPVVGVPKTIDNDIVGTDWTFGFDTAVHVATEAIDRLRTTAASHDRIIVLEVMGADAGWIAVHAGMAGGADAILIPELSLTVADIAAAIRKRHARGKRFSIVVVAEGALLRRDADDPGAQVLHEGGSGRYHFRRLGGIGEALALALEEELQVDTRAVVLGHVQRGGIPTSTDRILATRYGIAAAECALRGEFGGMVALRGGTYTTVPLADVHGIKTVDPETLRDLELLLV
- a CDS encoding TlpA family protein disulfide reductase; amino-acid sequence: MKRPAVPALVIAVAALLVGLLTYGLVAGGTDTTLDDAVARGDRPAAPEATRELPLNDGSGTRSLADERGKIVVLNFWASWCEPCKDEAPVLEKIHRRLSDAGKGMVLGALFDDAIADARAFEREFGLTYPSMRDVDSELYKGFGGTGVPETFVLDPAGRVTAVSRGQVSEAFLDEALRKLGA